Genomic window (Streptosporangium brasiliense):
GGGGCTGGAGTAGGTCCCAAGGGTTGGGCTGTTCGCCCATTAAAGCGGTACGCGAGCTGGGTTTAGAACGTCGCGAGACAGTTCGGTCCCTATCCGCTGCGCGCGCAGGAGACTTGAAAGGAGCTGTCCCTAGTACGAGAGGACCGGGACGGACGAACCTCTGGTGTGCCAGTTGTTCCGCCAGGAGCACGGCTGGTTGGCTACGTTCGGAAGGGATAACCGCTGAAAGCATCTAAGCGGGAAGCTCGCCTTGAGATGAGGTCTCCCACCCGTGAGGGGTAAGGCTCCCAATAGACGATTGGGTTGATAGGCCGGAGGTGGAAGCACAGTAATGTGTGGAGCTGACCGGTACTAATAGGCCGAGGACTTGACCACAAAGCATACCTTGTTGGTTTCTGCAGCGCTTTGGTCCCTTCGCCGGGTCCGGAGCAGCGCGTGATCAGGGTTGTTGCCCGCGTCCACTATGCGATTCTGAAACAGCGAACACCGCGGCATGTGCGTGTGTTTGACAGTTTCATAGTGTTACGGCGGTTATGGCGAAGGGGAAACACCCGGTTACATTCCGAACCCGGAAGTTAAGCTCTTCAGCGCCGATGGTACTGCACCGGGGACGGTGTGGGAGAGTAGGTCGCCGCCGGACAATCATTCAGGTTAGGCCATCCCTTCGGGGGTGGCCTTTCCTGCGTTCCGGGGACTTGACGGCCGGTCCGGGGCGGACGGGGCGCCACCATGCCTGCCCCCGCGGGCCTTCAGACGTGAAGCTCGCCGGAGAGCACGGTCACCGCATGCCCGGCCAGCCGGACCCGGTCGCCCCGCAGGGTCGTGTGGACCACACCGCCCCGCTGGGAGAGCTGGGCGCCGATCAGGGAGTCGGGGCCGAGCTTGCCCGTCCAGTAAGGGGCCAGGGCGCAGTGGGCGGAGCCGGTCACCGGGTCCTCGGGGACGCCGACTTTGGGGGCGAAGAAACGGGAGACATAGTCGATGCCGGACCGCGACGCGGGGGCGGTCACGATGACCCCTCGGGCGTCCACCTTCTCCAGCATGAGGAAGTCAGGAGCGAGGCTCTGCACGGCCTCCTCGGACTCGACCTCCACGAGATAGTCCCACTCGTTCTTGCCGACCCAGAGAGGACTGACGACCCCCAGTGCGTCCAGCAGACCCTCCGGCGGGCTCACCGCTTCGAGCGTCTTCGCCGGGAAATCCATGGTGATCAGACCGGCTCCGTCCCTGGTCACGGACAGGATCCCGCTCTTCGTTGAGAACTCAAGGGTTTCCGGGGCCGATCCGGTGGAATACAGGACGTGCGCCGTGGCCAAGGTGGCGTGTCCGCACAGTGCCACCTCGGTCGCCGGCGTGAACCAACGGAGCGAATACGGCTCGCCGTCTTCCCCTTCAAGCACGAAGGCCGTCTCGGAGTGCCTCATCTCCGCTGCGATGGACTGCATCCAGGCATCCGGAACCGGATTGTCGAGTAGACAGACCCCCGCAGGGTTACCCTTGGAAAATTGGTCGGTAAATGAATCGACCGTATAGATGTGCATGACGTAATTTTAACTGATCGACAATATTCGGCTGAAAGCGGGTGTGCGGGCCAGGCAAACCAGTGCGCTAGCCGTACAAAGTGGGAATAAGCGTTGGGCGTGTCGCGCGGCGAACTTCTGGGCGTCGGTTACCGTCCAAGGTGTAGGACAAGCCGGATGCGGCGTGGTCCTGAGGAAAGGACGAGCCGATGGGGGCAGTGCGCAAGGTGGCGACCTACCTTGGCCTAGGCGGAGCAGAGGATTACGACGAGTCCTATGACTACGAGGACGACGTCGAAGGCGAGGGCGAGGACTGGCAGCCCGCTTCGGAGCGTGCGGCCAAGCGCTGGCGCTCGATGAGCGAGCCTTCGCGGATCGTGATGCTGACGCCCAGGAAGTACAACGACGCTCCGATCATCGGACAGCACTTCCGCGACGGCCAGACCGTCATCATGGACGTCAACGTCATGAGCACCGCCGAGGCCACGCGGATGGTCGACTTCGCCGCGGGCCTGGCCTACGGCTGTGAGGGCCGCATAGAGCGCATCGCGGAGAAGGTCTTCCTGCTGGCTCCGGCAGAGGTGGAGATCACCACCGGCTGATCCCGGGCCACCGGGACGGCCGGTGGCATGCGATCTTCGCCGCTCCCATATGCCCCCCTGCGCCGCGGCCGGCGCCCTGCGGCCTCCTCCGTGGCGCTGGGGCGCTCCCGGTGCGCTCCCGGCTGGTGCTCCGGCTATCTTGCGCGGGGGCCCCTGCGGAGCACACGGGTCAGCTCGGCCAGGTCCGAGGCGGCGGTCTGGGCGCGCTTGTCGCTCTCGCGGGCGTATTCGTGCAGTGCCCACACGGCGCTGTCGGCCAGCTCGCGCAGCTCGGAGAGCTGCGCGGTGACGTATTCGGCGTCTGCCCGCTCGTGCCTGCGCCGGCGCCAGAGCTGGTGGCCTCCCGCGGCCACCAGGGCCAGCGCGAGCGCCGCCAGCGGCAGCGTCACGGGGGTGACGAGCGCGGCCACCAGGGCTGCCACGCCCAGGGCGAGCAGCGCGTAGGCGAGCCAGGGGCGGCCGCGGGCGGGTACGCCTTCGACGCTGATCCGCTCTTCGGCGGCGGCCAGGGACTCGGGGTCAGGGCCCTCGGGGCGGAGCACCACGCGGTGCCCGAGCAGCGGCATGGTGACCGATTCCGGCGGATCCACCTGGGTGGCCAGCACGAGGCCCTCGGCGGCGGCCCGCACGGTCGGCGCGGCCATGTGCAGGGCGATGGCGGCCAAGTGCGGATCGGAGCCGGGACGCAGATCGGTGAGCAGGTGACCGGTGAGCGAGTCGGTCGGGCGCTCGGCGCCGTCTGAGCCGATCAGGTGACGCAGCACCGCGAGCGGCTCCCCCTCGATCCACGCGGCGGTGGGTCTGCCCGCGCGGCCGGCCAGCTCCGTTCCGGTGCTCTCCCGGGTCGAGGTGATCTCGACACAGCGGCCGAGCAGGCGGGCCAGCTGGTCGGCGGCCTGGACGGGCCCGGCCAGTTCGGGAAGCTCGGCGAGCTCGGGGAAGTCGACCAGGGACGGCGGCACCACCATCGAGGGCTCGTGCGGGGTCATCGCGCTCAACCACCGGTCGGGCTCGACCTCCGAGGGCGTGGCCACCGAGTCGAGCCTGCGGAGCACGAAGATCTTGCCGGCGGGGCCGTACGCTCCCTTGGCGGCGGCGAGCCAGAGCGCACGCTGGCCGTGGGTCACCGGCTTGTCGGCGGACAGCCCGCCGAAGGCGATGCCCAGCCAGGAGGCGTGGATCTGGTCGCCCCGGCCGGCGACGGCCAGGGCCAGGCAGAGGAAGAGCGCGGTCCGCTGCTCGTCGAGCTGGGCGGCGCGGCCGAGCGGGTCGAGCGCGTCCTCGCCGCGCATGAGCAGGGTGAGGGCCTCGACCGCCGGGGCCAGCCAGTGGTCGGTCACATCCGGGAACTTCGGTGGCGCCGTGGAGAGGGCTGCGTCGGCGGTCAGATTCGCCAGGAGTGCCTCGGCGTAGCGGTGCAGCTCCGTCCCGATGTGGGGACTCGCGGTCAGGTCGGTGCTCAAGGCAGAGAACTCTCCGAAGTTGTGACCGGTGACCGCGCCAGCGTAGTGCGCTTCGGTCATCCCTGTCGGGAGGCGCGCCGAACCCAATTTTGCCGGATGATCGCCTCGATTTGGTGAATCAAGGCGATCATCCGGCGGATAGCTCACATGCGTTCGGGGACCGGGACGCCCAGCAGGCTCAGGCCGGTCTCCAGCACGCGCAGGGTGAGCGCGCACAGGGCGAGCCGCGAGGCGCGCGTGGCCGGGTCGACGTCGTCCTTCAGGACGGGGCAGTTCTCGTAGAAGGTGGTGAAGACGCTCGCGGTCTCGAACAGGTAGTTGGCGAGCCGGTGCGGCACGGAGCTCTCGGCCACCTCCTCCACGATCGCGCCGAAGCCGAGGAGCTGCAGGGCCAGGGCGCGTTCGGCGGGGTGGCCGAGCACGATCGGGCCGGTCGCCTTGGCCGGGTCGGTGTCCGCCTTGCGGAAGATGGAGCGGATGCGGGCGGTGGCGTACTGGAGGTAGGGGCCGGTGTTGCCGGTCAGCGCGAGCATCCGGTCGAAGTCGAAGACGTATTCGCTGTCGTGGCTGACCGACAGGTCGGCGTATTTGACCGCGCCCATGCCGACGGCGTGCCCGATCACGCCGCGCGTGGCGTCGTCGTAGTCGCGGTCGGCGAGCACGGCGGCGGCACGGGTCTCGGCCTCGTCGAGCAGTTGCAGCAGCTTGATGGACTCGCCGCTGCGGGTCTTGAACATCTTGCCGTCGCTGCCCAGCACGCTGCCGATCTGGACGTGCTCGGCGCGGACGTGGTCGGGCAGCCAGCCGGCCATCCTGGCGGAGGCGAACAGCATCGACATGTGCAGGGCCTGGGTCGCCCCGATCACGTAGAGGATCCGGTCGGCCTTGAGGTCCTGGACGCGGTAGTGGATGGTGGCCATGTCGGTGGTGGCGTAGCCGTATCCGCCGTCGCTCTTGCGGATCATGAACGGCAGCGGCTGGTCCTCGCGGCCGGTGAAGCCGGGCGGGAAGACGCAGAGCGCGCCGTCGCTGACGACCGCGATGCCACGCTCCTGGAGCTCGTCGCAGACCTTGGCGAGCACGTGGTTGTACATGCTCTCGCCGGCGATGTCGCCGTCGGTCAGCGTCACGCCGAGCTGGTGGTAGACCTTGTTGAAGTAGCGGACCGTGGCGTCCATGAAGATGTGCCACAGGCGCATGGTCTCCGGCTCTTCGGCCTGGAGGGTCACCACCCGCGTGCGGGCGCGCTTGTTGAACTCCGGGTCGCTGTCGAACTTGGCGCGGGCCGCCTGGTAGTAGGCGTTGCCCTCGCCCGCCTCGAGCTGGGCCACGGCGGTCTCCTCGCCGATGTCCAGCAGGTGCTCGATGAGCATGCCGAACGGGGTGCCCCAGTCGCCCAGGTGGTTCTGCCGGATGACCTTGTTGCCGACGTGTTCGTGCACGCGGACCAGGGCGTCGCCGACGATGGTCGTGCGCAGGTGGCCGACGTGCATCTCCTTGGCCGCGTTGGGCGCGGAGTAGTCGACCACGACGGTCTGCGGCGAGGCGACGAGGGCGACGCCGCTGCGCGGGTCGGCCAGGATCCCGGCGGTCTGGGCGGTGATCCAGTCGTCGGACAGCGTGATGTTCAGGAAGCCGGGGCCGCTGACCTCGACGGTGCCGGGGAAGGGCTCCCCCTGCGCGTCGCCGGCGCGGCCGGTGAGGTGGTCGGCGATCTCCTGGGCGACCTCCCGCGGGGCCCGTCGCAGCCGCTTGCTCAGGCTCATCGCCACGTTCGCCTGGTAGTCGGCGAACTGGGAGGGACGGATCAGCGGGTCTGCGTCGGCGTAGTCCGCACCGAAGGCGGCGGCCAGCGCCTGCTGGACGCGCTCGGTGAGGGCGTGCTGCGGGTCGGTCATGACCTAAGGGTATCGTTTGGCCGGTCGTGAGCCGGCGATATTTCGGGCGATTACATGATCTTGAAAGCCGCCGGCGGCGCGGCTGGAGAGGCCGGGCTCCCAGGCGGCGCAGCCGGAGTCATGTGGGTGTGCGCCGGGCTCGTCGGCGGTGGTCCATCCTGGGGCGGCGCGGCCGATGGTCACCAGAGGCGGTGCGGCCGATGGGCGGCGCTCAGGCGTTCGCCGATGCGGGCGACCACGCCTTGCCGGGCCAGTCGGGCGGCCAGCACGCAGGCGGCGCTCACCCCTCTGGCCTGCGAGGAGCCGTGCGCGATGACCACGGTGCCGTTCAGGCCGAGCAGTACGGCCCCGCCGTGGACCTCGGGGTCCAGCCGCTGGTTGAGCTCCTTGACGCGCTTGCGCTGCAGCATCCCGCCCAGCCGGGCCGCGCGGCTCTCGTTGATCGTCTCGCGGAGCTCGGCGAAGGCGTAGCGGACGCTGCCCTCCATGGTCTTGAGCGCCACGTTGCCGGTGAAGCCGTCGGTGACGATGACGTCCACGACCCCGGTGAGCAGGTCGTGTCCTTCGACGTTGCCGGCGAAGTCCAGGCCGGGGGCGGCCGACAGCAGCTCGTGTGCCCGTTTGACGAGCTTGTTGCCCTTCCCCGGCTCGCTGCCGATGGTCAGCAGGCCGATCTTGGGTCCGGCGACGTCCAGGACGGTCTCCGCGTAGGCCGCGCCGAGGTGGGCGAACTGCACCAGCATCTCCGGCTTCACCTCGGCGTTGGCGCCCGCGTCCAGCAGGACGGTGGGGGTGGGCCGGGTGGGCAGGGCGACGGTGATGGCGGGTCTGAGCACCCCGGTCTGGCTGCGGAGCCGGAGTTTTCCGGTGGCCACGATCCCGGCGGTGGATCCGGCTGAGACCACGGCGGAGGCGTCGCCCCGCCGTACGAGATGGCAGGCGACGGCGATGCTGGAGCGTGGGCGGCGGAGACTGGCGAGGGCGCCCTCGTCCATGGCCAGCTCCTCCTCGGCCCGGATGATCGGGATCTCGGTGAGCGCGTCGTGCAGGGCGAGCGCCTCCATGAGGGGGCGGGGCTCGCCGACGAGGACGACGGGGATCCCGTGCTCCCGCACCGCGTGGACGGCGCCCGCCACGATCTCGTCCGGGGCGTGGTCGCCTCCCATCGCGTCCAGGGCGATCGGCATGACGCCGGGAGGGTCGGTATCAGGCAAGCGGTCACCTCGTGCGGGATGGTTTGTCCGCATCGTAGGCGGGGCCGGCACCGGATGGGTCCACCGGGGATCAGGGCCTGTCGGGGAGATTCCAGTCGCTCCTCTCCCGTGCGACGACGACCTTGCCGAAGGTGGTCCGGCCGACGACCCGGATGACCGGGCCACCCGCGTCGCCGAGGTCGCCGGAGATGTGCCGCTTGGCGAACAGCGCGCTGACCTCGTCGATGACGTGGGCGTTCTTGGGGACCCGGACGATCAGCTTGCCGCAGTAGGCGTTGACCTCAAGGGTGATCTCACGGCCGGGGAGCACCGCGTCGGACAGGTCGACGATCAGCGCGCCGAACGTGGCGTTCAGCGTCGTGTGGCGGCCGGCGATCCAGCGCCCGCCCCGCAGGACCTTGCTGAAGACGGCGCTCACCTCCTGCCGGACGGTGGCGGGGCCGCTGCCGGTGGCGGTGACGTCGGGCAGGTCGAGGGTGATCGGGACGAGGTCGTCCACGGTCACGGAGTCGTAGGTCGCCTGCAGCCGGTCGG
Coding sequences:
- a CDS encoding PhzF family phenazine biosynthesis protein — its product is MHIYTVDSFTDQFSKGNPAGVCLLDNPVPDAWMQSIAAEMRHSETAFVLEGEDGEPYSLRWFTPATEVALCGHATLATAHVLYSTGSAPETLEFSTKSGILSVTRDGAGLITMDFPAKTLEAVSPPEGLLDALGVVSPLWVGKNEWDYLVEVESEEAVQSLAPDFLMLEKVDARGVIVTAPASRSGIDYVSRFFAPKVGVPEDPVTGSAHCALAPYWTGKLGPDSLIGAQLSQRGGVVHTTLRGDRVRLAGHAVTVLSGELHV
- a CDS encoding cell division protein SepF, producing MGAVRKVATYLGLGGAEDYDESYDYEDDVEGEGEDWQPASERAAKRWRSMSEPSRIVMLTPRKYNDAPIIGQHFRDGQTVIMDVNVMSTAEATRMVDFAAGLAYGCEGRIERIAEKVFLLAPAEVEITTG
- the argS gene encoding arginine--tRNA ligase, with amino-acid sequence MTDPQHALTERVQQALAAAFGADYADADPLIRPSQFADYQANVAMSLSKRLRRAPREVAQEIADHLTGRAGDAQGEPFPGTVEVSGPGFLNITLSDDWITAQTAGILADPRSGVALVASPQTVVVDYSAPNAAKEMHVGHLRTTIVGDALVRVHEHVGNKVIRQNHLGDWGTPFGMLIEHLLDIGEETAVAQLEAGEGNAYYQAARAKFDSDPEFNKRARTRVVTLQAEEPETMRLWHIFMDATVRYFNKVYHQLGVTLTDGDIAGESMYNHVLAKVCDELQERGIAVVSDGALCVFPPGFTGREDQPLPFMIRKSDGGYGYATTDMATIHYRVQDLKADRILYVIGATQALHMSMLFASARMAGWLPDHVRAEHVQIGSVLGSDGKMFKTRSGESIKLLQLLDEAETRAAAVLADRDYDDATRGVIGHAVGMGAVKYADLSVSHDSEYVFDFDRMLALTGNTGPYLQYATARIRSIFRKADTDPAKATGPIVLGHPAERALALQLLGFGAIVEEVAESSVPHRLANYLFETASVFTTFYENCPVLKDDVDPATRASRLALCALTLRVLETGLSLLGVPVPERM
- the plsX gene encoding phosphate acyltransferase PlsX, whose protein sequence is MPIALDAMGGDHAPDEIVAGAVHAVREHGIPVVLVGEPRPLMEALALHDALTEIPIIRAEEELAMDEGALASLRRPRSSIAVACHLVRRGDASAVVSAGSTAGIVATGKLRLRSQTGVLRPAITVALPTRPTPTVLLDAGANAEVKPEMLVQFAHLGAAYAETVLDVAGPKIGLLTIGSEPGKGNKLVKRAHELLSAAPGLDFAGNVEGHDLLTGVVDVIVTDGFTGNVALKTMEGSVRYAFAELRETINESRAARLGGMLQRKRVKELNQRLDPEVHGGAVLLGLNGTVVIAHGSSQARGVSAACVLAARLARQGVVARIGERLSAAHRPHRLW
- a CDS encoding DUF1707 SHOCT-like domain-containing protein, whose product is MTPRDPAPPSPSVPVSPRPRVPALRASDADRDRVAAVLAEALATGRLTSVEHADRLQATYDSVTVDDLVPITLDLPDVTATGSGPATVRQEVSAVFSKVLRGGRWIAGRHTTLNATFGALIVDLSDAVLPGREITLEVNAYCGKLIVRVPKNAHVIDEVSALFAKRHISGDLGDAGGPVIRVVGRTTFGKVVVARERSDWNLPDRP